gtgttgtgaagaGAAATGGTATTCAGGAAAAAGAGTGAaatagagaggagtgagagacacACACCTCTCCATGGCAGTGTCCTTTAGAACAGCAGACAGGGTTCTGCCATGTCCTTTAGAACAGCAGGCAGGGTTCTGCCATGTCCTTTAGAACAGCAGGCAGGGTTCTGCCATGTCCTTTAGAACAGCAGACAGGGTTCTGCCATGTCCTTTAGAACAGCAGGCAGGGTTCTGCCATGTCCTTTAGAACAGCAGGCAGGGTTCTGCCATGTCCTTTAGAACAGCAGGCAGGGTTCTGCCATGTCCTTTAGAACAGCAGGCAGGGTTCTGCCATGTCCTTTAGAACAGCAGGCAGGGTTCTGCCATGTCCTTTAGAACAACAAGCAGGGTTCTGCCATGTCCTTTAGAACAGCAGGCAGGGTTCTGCCATGTCCTTTAGAGCAGCAGGCAGGGTTCTGCCATGTCCTTTAGAACAGCAGGCAGGGTTCTGCCATGTCCTTTAGAACAGCAGGCAGGGTTCTGCCATGTCCTTTAGAACAGCAGGCAGGGTTCTGCCATGTCGCTTTAGAACAGCAGGCAGGGTTCTGCCATGTCCTTTAGAACAGCAGGCAGGGTTCTGCCATGTCCTTTAGAACAGCAGGCAGGGTTCTGCCATGTCCTTTAGAACAGCAGGCAGGGTTCTGCCATGTCCTTTAGAACAGCAGGCAGGGTTCTGCCATGTCCTTTAGAACAGCAGGCAGGGGTTCTGCCATGTCCTTTAGAACAGCAGACAGGGTTCTGTCATGTCCTTTAGAACAGCAGGCAGGGTTCTGCCATGTCCTTTAGAACAGCAGGCAGGGTTCTGCCATGTCCTTTAGAACAGCAGGCAGGGTTCTGCCATGTCCTTTAGAACAGCAGACAGGGTTCTGCCATGTCCTTTAGAACAGCAGACAGGGTTCTGCCATGTCCTTTAGAACAGCAGGCAGGGTTCTGCCATGTCCTTTAGAACAGCAGACAGGGTTCTGCCATGTCCATATTGTACTGCAGGCAGGGTTCTGCCATGTCCTTTAGAACAGCAGGCAGGGTTCTGCCATGTCCTTTAGAACAGCAGGCAGGGTTCTGCCATGTCCTTTAGAACAGCAGGCAGGGTTCTGCCATGTCCTTTAGAACAACAGGCAGGGTTCTGCCATGTCCTTTAGAACAGCAGACAGGGTTCTGCCATGTCCTTTAGAACAGCAGGCAGGGTTCTGCCATGTCCATATTGTACTGCAGGCAGGGTTCTGCCATGTCCTTTAGAACAGCAGGCAGGGTTCTGCCATGTCCTTTAGAACAGCAGGCAGGGTTCTGCCATGTCCTTTAGAACAGCAGACAGGGTTCTGCCATGTCCTTTAGAACAGCATACAGGGTTCTGCCATGTCCTTTAGAACAGCAGACAGGGTTCTGCCATGTCCTTTAGAACAGCAGGCAGGGTTCTGCCATGTCCTTTAGAACAGCAGGCAGGGTTCTGCCATGTCCTTTAGAACAGCAGACAGGGTTCTGCCATGTCCTTTAGAACAGCAGGCAGGGTTCTGCCATGTCCTTTAGAACAGCAGGCAGGGTTCTGCCATGTCCTTTAGAACAGCAGACAGGGTTCTGCCATGTCCTTTAGAACAGCAAGCAGGGTTCTGCCATGTCCTTTAGAACAGCAGGCAGGGTTCTGTCATGTCCTTTAGAACAGCAGGCAGGGTTCTGCCATGTCCTTTAGAACAGCAGGCAGGGTTCTGCCATGTCCTTTAGAACAGCAGGCAGGGTTCTGCCATGTCCTTTAGAACAGCAGGCAGGGTTCTGCCATGTCCTTTAGAACAGCAGGCAGGGTTCTGCCATGTCCTTTAGAACAGCAGGCAGGGTTCTGCCATGTCCTTTAGAACAGCAGACAGGGTTCTGCCATGTCCTTTAGAACAGCAAGCAGGGTTCTGCCATGTCCTTTAGAACAGCAGGCAGGGTTCTGCCATGTCCTTTAGAACAGCAGGCAGGGTTCTGCCATGTCCTTTAGAACAGCAGGCAGGGTTCTGCCATGTCCTTTAGAACAGCAGACAGGGTTCTGCCATGTCCTTTAGAACAGCAGGCAGGGTTCTGCCATGTCCTTTAGAACAGCAGGCAGGGGTTCTGCCATGTCCTTTAGAACAGCAGGCAGGGTTCTGCCATGTCCTTTAGAACAGCAGGCAGGGTTCTGCCATGTCCTTTAGAACAGCAGGCAGGGTTCTGCCATGTCCTTTAGAACAGCAGGCAGGGTTCTGCCATGTCCTTTAGAACAGCAGGCAGGGTTCTGCCATGTCCATATTGTACTGCAGGCAGGGTTCTGCCATGTCCTTTAGAACAGCAGGCAGGGTTCTGCCATGTCCTTTAGAACAGTGGTCAAGGAGAGATGAATAAATAGTTTATAAACCTGTCTGATAGCTGTGATGATGTACCagacacaggttagtcgaggtaattgagctaagatgtgggtagagttaaagtgccTATGCATAGAtactaaacagagagtagcagcagcgtaaaagagggggatgtggtggggtggggggacaatgaaaatagtctgggtagccatgattagctgttcaggagtcttatggcttgggggtagaatgtGTTGagaaaccttttggacctagtcttggtgctccggtacctcttgctgtgcggtagcagagagaacagtccatgactagggtggctggagtctttggcaatttttagggccttcccctgacaccgcctggtatagaggtcctggatgtcaggaagcttggccccagggatgtactgggccatacggactaccctctgtagtgccttacggtcggaggccgagcagttgccataccaggcagtaacgcaaccagtcaggatgctctcgatggtgcagctgtagaactttttgaggatctgaggacccatgccaaatcttttcagtctcctgagggggaataggctttgtcttgcctttttcacgactgtcttggtgtgttcggaccatgataatttgttggtgatgtggacaccaaggaacttgaagctctcaacctgttccactacagccccgtcgatgagaatgggggcgtgctcagtcctcttttttcctgtagtccacaatcatctcctttgtcttgatcacgttgagggagaggttgttatctggtctgatgacagCAGTTTCAGCAGTTTCCCGCAGGGTCGGAACAATGCATGGTCACTGgacctgaaaacacacacacacagttctgtgTCCCGGTCAATCTCTCTGCCTCCCGGATCATTGCTCAAATCTCGCCACTTGACATGGtatagaactgtgtgtgtgtgtgtgtgtgtgtgtgtgtgtgtgtgactgcggcAGCATGTGTGTGTCAGCATTGGCTTAAGCAGCCATATTGAGTGTAATGGGAGTCGAtgtgggcacacacacatacacacacgcacactcacagacacacacacatagaaggCGGTGGGTGTATTTGTGTTGCAGAAAGTGGCTGGAAATTGATTTCTAACATGTTCCCTTTTTCCTTCCTCTTGAGGGGATGAGCTAATTGCtgaacactccctctctttctttctctctctctctctctctctctctctctctctctctctctctctctctctctctccttctctctctctctctctccatctctctctctctctctccatctctctctctctctccctttctctctctctctctctctctctctctctctcgctctccctctctttctctctctctctttctctctcacaccttccttccccttctCCTTCGCTCCACTTCCTCTCCCGTTATTCGTCACTCCTCCCTTGGGAGATTCCCCGCTCGCACAGAAACATTCTGTAGCTCAGATGTATTTTTATCTTCTCCCCTTGTTCATGAGTAATAACAGTCTCCTCATGTGGTAGGGGTTAGTCTCCTCATGTGGTAGGGGTTCTCAGGGTCGTTAGTCACCCAACCTGCTGTAAAGATGCCCTGAGTTAGAAAGAGATTCAATTTTCCCAGATAGGGGATTCACTTCCCAGATAGGGGATTCACTTCCCAGATAGGGGATTCACTGAGCAGATAGGGGATTCACTGAGCAGATAGGGGATTCACTTGTATGTAACTTGTATGTACCTTGAATGTAACTTGTATGTAACTTGTATGCACCTTGAATATAACTTGTATGTAACTTGTATGTAACTTGAATGTAACTTGTATGTACCTTGTATGTACCTTGAATGTAAATTGTATGTAACTTGTATGTACCTTGAATGTAACTTGTATGTACCTTGAATGTAACTTGTATGTAACTTGTATGTACCTTGAATGTAACTTGTATGTACCTTGAATGTAACTTGTATGTAACTTGTATGTAActtgtatgtacagtgagggaaaaaagtatttgatcccctgctgattttgtacgtttgcccactgacaaagacatgatcagtctataattttaatggtaggtttatttgaacagtgagagacagaataacaaaacaaaaatcctgaaaaacgcatgtcaaaaatgttataaattgatttgtattttaatgagggaaataagtatttgacccctctgcaaaacatgacttagtacttggtggcaaaacccttgttggcaatcacagaggtcagacgtttcttgtagttggccaccaggtttgcacacatctcaggagggattttgtcccactcctctttgcagatcttctccaagtcattaaggtttcgagcctgacgtttggcaactcgaaccttcagctccttccacagattttctatgggattaaggtctggagactggctaggccactccaggaccttaatgtgcttcttcttgagccactcctttgttgccttggccgtgtgttttgggtcattgtcatgctggaatacccatccacgacccattttcaatgtcctggctgagggaaggaggttctcacccaagatttgacggtacatggccccgtccatcgtggtcctctgtagctcagctggtagagcacggcacttgtaacgccaaggtagtgggttcgatccccgggaccacccatacacaaaaatgtatgcacgcatgactgtaagtcgctttggataaaagcgtctgctaaatggcatattattattattattatgcagtgaagttgtcctgtccccttagcagaaaaacacccccaaagcataatgtttccacctccatgtttgactgtggggatggtgttattcgggtcataggcagcattcctcctcctccaaacacggcgagttgagttgatgccaaagagctcaattttggtctcatctgaccacaacactttcacccagttctcctctgaatcattcagatgttcatgggcaaacttcagacgggcctgtatatgtgctttcttgagcagggggaccttgcgggcgctgcaggatttcagtccttcacggcgtagtgtgttaccaattgttttcttggtgactatggtcccagctgccttgagatcattaacaagatcctcccgtgtagttctgggctgattcctcaccgttctcatgatcattgcaactccacgaggtgagatcttgcatggagcccctggccgagggagattgacagttattttgtgtttcttccatttgcgaataatcgcaccaactgttgtcaccttctcaccaagctgcttggcgatggtcttgtagccaattccagccttgtgtaggtctacaatcttgtccctgacatccttggagagctctttgttcttggccatggtggagagtttggaatctgattgattgattgcttctgtggacaggtgtcgtttatacaggttacaaactgagattaggagcactccatttaagagtgtgctcctaatctcagctcgttaactgtataaaagacacctgggagccagacatttttctgattgagagggggtcaaatacttatttccctcattaaaatgcaaatcaatgtataacatttttgacatgcgtttttctggatttttggttgttattctgtctctcactgttcaaataaacctaccattaaaattataaactgatcatttctttgtcagtgggcaaacgtacaaaatcagcaggggatcaaatacttttttccctcactgtaccttgaATGTAACTTGTATGTACCTTGAATGTAACTTGTATGTAACTTGTATGTAACTTGAATGTAACTTGTATGTAACTTGAATGTAACTTGTATGTAACTTGTATGTAACTTGTATGTAACCAATATTCTCTTTGTTCTTCTTCATTACAGACTGAATCAGGGACAGCAGCGGTGACAGGCGGACAGACTTCCCAACAAAATGTTATCAGAATCCTCTACCCAGTGATGTCATCAGAATCCTCTACCCAGTGATGTCATCAGAATCCTCTACCCAGTGATGTCATCAGAACCCTCTACCCAGTGATGTCATCAGAACCCTctaaccagtgatgtcatcagaaCCCTCTAACCAGTGGTGTCATCAGAACCCTCTACCCAGTGGTGTCATCAGAACCCTctaaccagtgatgtcatcagaaCCCTCTAACCAGTGGTGTCATCAGAACCTTTTACCCAGTGATGTCATCAGAACCCTCTAACCAGTGGTGTCATCAGAACCTTTTACCCAGTGAGCTCAAGGTCAAACCAAAGTCACGGGTGGAAAGGAGGAGTGAAAAAGTGAAAAAAATGAAGGATGTGAGATGAGATTTCATCCCCTTGTTCCCTGGCTATAACAAAGACCCAGAACAcacccatagagagagagaaggagggagaagagagagcgagagagagacagagggagaagagagagagagaaagagggagaagagagagagagagaggggaagagagagagagagaaagagagagagagagagagagagagagagacaaagagagagagacagagacaaagagagagagagagagagagagagagagagagagagagagagagagagagagagagagagagagagagagagagagagagagagagagagagagagagagagagagagagagagagagagaagtaaacagtagaaggaaagagagggagagaaggaggagaacaCACAAACCCATTCATGGCAGCAGAACCTGAGAGGTGTCTTTGAGATTGCCTGAAGGACCCTTCCTCCACCATGAGTGTCCCAGCTGGTCTCCAGAGTCTGTCTGTCAGCGGACGAGAGatgaaaaacaacaacagcaacaaatcTCAGGTCCTGTTCCCCCCTCCTACTGGAGATGCTAACGCTAACCAGCTAGTGCTAATGGGGGAGGAGATGGTGGAGACCCCAGACGACCAGGCCTCCAGCCCTCTACCCCCCCTTGTGGCCCAGAGCGAAGCCCAGGACAAGCTTCTTATCTGGGGCACGGAGGAGCGATGTCTGGACCATGACATCCAGGAGTTTGAAATGCTAGAGTGTCGCGAGATACACACCTTccatggagagggggatggaaagagagtaggagaagtggaggaggatgatggaggagaggattcTAAAGGAGGAGCAGATGAAGGACTGATGTCGATCTCTTCCAGCTCAACGGCCAGCTCTGTTTCTGTTCACAGGAACGATAACGATAGCAatgggagggacagagggatggagagacaaaAAGAGGTAGAGACGGAGAAaaggatggagagtgagagagaggtgctCCGTCGTAGCTCTCAGGACCTCAACTATAGCGGCCCTCGATCAGAAGGAGgtaaagagaggggaggagtagGAGAGCAGAACAGGGGAAGAGGAAGTGACAGAGGAAGTCTTAAAGaaacagtctgtctctctgtgtccacACTGAGTAGCAGTCTGGACCCTATTGGACAACCGCTGACCTCTAACCCCAAGCCCACTACCGCTACCTCAGCCAAGAGACGGGCTCCCCCTGTTGGCCAGACCAGGAACTCCACAGCAGCGCCACAGTCTCAGGACACTCCTGACCTGGGAGGACTACAGTACCCGAGGTCACCTGACCAGCAAGTACATCATCAGTACCAGGAAACATCTAACCTGGAAGTAGAACTGTCGAGGGGTCAAAGTGGCCAAAGTgcgacagaggaggaggggtctAAACAGGATGTTGTCACTCAAAGACAGCACGTGAGGTGTTACCAGGGAAACAGCATTTTGTCCTCCTCAGATggagggataggaggaggagagaaagacagagtccCCCCTCCTCCTCGCAGACAACAGCTCGTACGACCTCTCTGTCAGTTGGAACCAGGAAGAGGGAGGGGCTTATCTGAGCCAATCACAAGACGgcgctcctccccctctccctcccagtctccaGATGCAGGTCGTAAGGTCATGGACCCAGGTCACCACGGGGTCAACGGCAGACAAACACAAGAGACCCTAGAGGTCAAGAGTTCAATGGTCAACAGTAGCAATTACTCCCACCTTAACTCCCAACCCCATGACCAGCCAAGCTCCAGCCCCGGAGCTCCCCAGCCCAGCCAGGCCAGCCAGTCTGCCCAGAGAGAGGCTCGTTCCCTGGATAGACGTGGGAGCAGCGCAGGGCGTACCTCCAGCCTGGAGAGGAGACATCAGGACCAGTCTCAGATCAGATACCGTAGAGCTAACCGCTGTGGGTCTACCACCAcctcacacacccactcacacacaccccctcGCTCCCCACTCGGAACCCCGCAGGGATCGCCACGGAgacaagaacaacaacaacaacagccgaTGTCCCCTTCAAGGATCATTACAGGTTCAGCTAGGTACCCCCAGGGCTATGGCAGCAGTGGGCTTAGACCACCTCTCAAATCTAACCTTGCTTCTACAGGGATACCCACACCTCCTCTACACCACCAGgcccctaaccccagccccagccccagcccccccaAGCCCAAAGGAGTGCGGCCCAAAATCATCACCTACATCCGGAAGGGTCCTCAACTCAAACCCCAGGCTTCAGACGGGCCTTACCAGGTCTCCTCCCTGCCCTCCAGGCTCTCtgcctacacacatacacactcccctATCACACACACATCCCAGAAACACTCCTCTAGCCCcaaaacacacaccaacacacactcccGCGGTGTAGAGTCCAGACACACACCGGTGCTGAGTGCCTCCAACCTCCTCTATGACAAATACAGACAGGAGATGCAGAAAAACCGTCTGTTCAACTCCGGTCTGATGGGAACAGGGATCCGACCCCAtggccacacacacaccgtccccccgacacacacacactctggctctcacacacacacccacacacacaccggagCCCACACCCACACTCACAGCCACACAGCCCCTCCGAAGCTGGGCAGCAAGGCTGAGAGCTTCTATGGACCACTGGTGGACAAGTACCTACCAGCAGAGGTAAGGaggcggagagggagggggagagggagggagagagggagagagggaggtagagagggaggcagagagggaggcagagagggaggcagagagggagggagagagggagggagagggaggaggagagggaggcagagaggagggagggagagaggggaggcagagaggaggcagagagggaggcagagagggaggcagagagggaggcagagagggaggcagagagggaggcagagagggagggagagagggagggagagagggaggcagagagggagggagaggggagggaggagagagggaggagaggagggagagagggaggcagagagggaggcagagagggagggagagagggaggcagagagggaggcagagagggagggaggcagagagggaggcagagagggagggagagagggaggcagagagggagggagagagggaggcagagagaaaaggATTGTTGTGTTGTATCTTATTGTATTGTGGGTGTGGAGAAAGGGTTGGTGGaggtatctgcctggagagagagggggaggggggggggggtagagagagttgGATCAGATGCTCCGcatgctctgctcacacctactgtAGTGGTCCGAGCCTAAACCACACGTAAACAACACTggacactatggaacacaaagccttcactatctcatcctggaatatccaaggtcagaggtcatctgcctttggcctaaagagcaggaacccagacttcaccaaagaaatcagaaatacagacattgtcatcctacagaaacatggtatagaggagatggacccactggttgccctctaggttacagagagctggtagtcccatccaccaaactaccaggtgtgaaacagggaagggactcaggaggtatgctaatttggtatagagcagacctaacccactcaaattatctcaacagagaaaaatgccctcctgtgtgctacctatatccccccattagaatccccatactttaatgaagacagcttctccatcctggaggtgggagatcaaccatttccaggcccagggacatgtactagtctgtggtgacctaaatgccagaactggacaagaacctgacactctcagcacacagggggacaaacacctacctggaggtgacagcattccctcccccatattcccccctagacacaactacgacaacataaccaacaaaaacgggtcacgactcctgcagctctgtcgcacgctgggtctgtacatagtcaatggtaggcttagaggggactcctatggtagggacacctatagctcatctcttggcagtagtactgtagactactttatcactgacctcaacccagagtctctcagagcattcacagtcagcccactgacacccctatcagaccacagcaaaatcacagtctacttgaacagagcaatactcaatcatgaggcatcaaagccaaaggaactgaataatattaagaaatgctatagatggaaggaaagtagtgttgaaacctaccaaaaaacaattaggcaacaacaaattcaatcccttttagacaacttcctggacaaaacgttccactgtaatagtgaaggtgtaaacttggcagtagaaaacctgaacagtatatttgacctttcagcttccctatcaaatctaaaaatgccaagcagaaaacctaagaaaattaacaacaatgacaaatggtttgatgaagaatgcaaaaacctaagaaagaaattgagaaacctatccaaccaaaaacatagagacccagaaaacctgagcctacgccttcactatggtgaatcactaaaacaatacagaaatacactacggaaaaagaaggaacagcacgtcagaaatcagctcaatgtaattgaagaatccatagaatctaacca
The DNA window shown above is from Coregonus clupeaformis isolate EN_2021a unplaced genomic scaffold, ASM2061545v1 scaf0208, whole genome shotgun sequence and carries:
- the LOC123484163 gene encoding serine/arginine repetitive matrix protein 1-like, which encodes MSVPAGLQSLSVSGREMKNNNSNKSQVLFPPPTGDANANQLVLMGEEMVETPDDQASSPLPPLVAQSEAQDKLLIWGTEERCLDHDIQEFEMLECREIHTFHGEGDGKRVGEVEEDDGGEDSKGGADEGLMSISSSSTASSVSVHRNDNDSNGRDRGMERQKEVETEKRMESEREVLRRSSQDLNYSGPRSEGGKERGGVGEQNRGRGSDRGSLKETVCLSVSTLSSSLDPIGQPLTSNPKPTTATSAKRRAPPVGQTRNSTAAPQSQDTPDLGGLQYPRSPDQQVHHQYQETSNLEVELSRGQSGQSATEEEGSKQDVVTQRQHVRCYQGNSILSSSDGGIGGGEKDRVPPPPRRQQLVRPLCQLEPGRGRGLSEPITRRRSSPSPSQSPDAGRKVMDPGHHGVNGRQTQETLEVKSSMVNSSNYSHLNSQPHDQPSSSPGAPQPSQASQSAQREARSLDRRGSSAGRTSSLERRHQDQSQIRYRRANRCGSTTTSHTHSHTPPRSPLGTPQGSPRRQEQQQQQPMSPSRIITGSARYPQGYGSSGLRPPLKSNLASTGIPTPPLHHQAPNPSPSPSPPKPKGVRPKIITYIRKGPQLKPQASDGPYQVSSLPSRLSAYTHTHSPITHTSQKHSSSPKTHTNTHSRGVESRHTPVLSASNLLYDKYRQEMQKNRLFNSGLMGTGIRPHGHTHTVPPTHTHSGSHTHTHTHTGAHTHTHSHTAPPKLGSKAESFYGPLVDKYLPAEMGRNAGSLGREEPSGPRMATQAAQAGGSGSLLRSGIGLRPQLGLGATPGSVVVTATKNRMMVQGRRTALDSSQPVQVVAQRPIRMDRTTQEPATTCDGDEEPGTRNHMMGTRNQEPGTRNQEPGTT